A DNA window from Arachis duranensis cultivar V14167 chromosome 3, aradu.V14167.gnm2.J7QH, whole genome shotgun sequence contains the following coding sequences:
- the LOC107480422 gene encoding uncharacterized protein LOC107480422 isoform X1 encodes MPVTCMACTPLTKPHLAHSYHHSFHYSHGRSFRASSAAPGVDLNTLQSAITKKDSNAVKEALDQLSEVGWAKKWSSQPYVSRRTAAFLFTVVGTTGFLGLLAGQLPGDWGFFVPYLIGSISLVVLAIGSISPGLLQAAISSFSTFFPDYQERIARHEAAHFLIAYLLGVPILGYSLDIGKEHVNLIDERLEKLIYSGQLDAKELDRLAVVSMAGLAAEGLEYDKVVGQSADLFSLQRFINRSKPQLSKDQQQNLTRWAVLFAASLLKNNKVSHEALMASMSNKASVLECIQTIESSA; translated from the exons AAGCTTCAGGGCTTCCTCTGCTGCTCCTGGTGTAGACCTCAACACTCTCCAGTCTGCCATTACCAAG AAAGACAGTAATGCTGTTAAAGAGGCACTTGATCAGCTCAGTGAAGTTGGTTGGGCCAAGAAATGGAGTTCTCAGCCATACGTTTCACGCCGCACG GCAGCTTTTCTTTTTACTGTGGTGGGAACAACTGGATTCTTAGGTCTTCTTGCTGGCCAGCTTCCCGGG GATTGGGGCTTCTTTGTACCATACTTGATTGGAAGTATTTCCTTAGTAGTTTTGGCTATTGGTAGCATATCCCCCGG GCTTCTCCAAGCAGCTATCAGCAGCTTTTCAACATTTTTCCCTGATTATCAAGAGAGGATTGCCAGACATGAAGCAGCACACTTCTTAA TTGCTTATCTGCTTGGTGTACCCATTTTGGGGTATTCATTGGATATTGGGAAAGAGCATGTCAACCTTATTGATGAGAGGCTTGAAAAACTTATCTATAGCGGTCAACTTGATGCCAAAGAGCTAGACAG aTTGGCTGTTGTATCAATGGCTGGACTTGCAGCAGAAGGTTTGGAATATGACAAGGTGGTTGGTCAATCTGCTGATCTTTTCAGTCTGCAG AGATTCATAAACAGAAGTAAGCCACAACTCAGCAAAGATCAGCAACAAAATCTCACTAGATGGGCT GTTCTGTTTGCTGCTTCTCTCCTGAAAAATAACAAGGTAAGTCATGAAGCATTGATGGCATCAATGTCAAACAAGGCAAGCGTACTAGAATGCATTCAAACAATCGAGAGTTCAGCATAG